Proteins from one Ramlibacter sp. PS4R-6 genomic window:
- a CDS encoding ankyrin repeat domain-containing protein gives MRSLFLTCLLLCASAQAQVPPAASEIAAYGGLHAAAHRGDVEAIRRIRGQGADVNGRDGYGRTPLHVATFAKQREAIRALAQAGANLGQLENDRYDAVTIASVANDEDTLRLLLSLGASAKLVTSRYDGTALIAAAHLGHAGVVKQLIAAGAPLDHVNNLHWTAVIESIVLGDGGARHQETLKSLIDAKANLQLADRTGATPLQLARSRGYTAMVQMLEKAGAR, from the coding sequence ATGCGATCGCTCTTCCTGACCTGCCTGCTCCTGTGCGCCTCCGCCCAGGCGCAAGTTCCTCCCGCCGCATCCGAAATTGCGGCTTACGGCGGCCTCCATGCCGCGGCGCACAGGGGCGACGTCGAGGCCATTCGCCGCATTCGCGGACAAGGAGCCGACGTGAACGGGCGCGATGGGTACGGACGTACGCCGCTCCATGTCGCCACGTTCGCGAAACAGCGCGAGGCGATCCGCGCCCTCGCGCAAGCCGGCGCGAACCTCGGGCAGCTCGAGAACGATCGCTACGACGCCGTGACCATCGCCTCCGTCGCGAACGACGAAGACACGCTGCGCCTGCTGCTCTCGCTCGGCGCCAGCGCCAAGCTGGTCACCAGCCGCTACGACGGCACCGCGCTCATCGCGGCCGCGCACCTGGGCCACGCCGGCGTGGTCAAGCAATTGATCGCCGCCGGCGCGCCGCTGGACCACGTGAACAACCTGCACTGGACGGCCGTGATCGAGTCCATCGTCCTCGGCGACGGCGGCGCGCGCCACCAGGAGACGCTGAAGTCGCTGATCGACGCGAAGGCCAACCTGCAGCTCGCCGACCGCACGGGCGCGACGCCGCTGCAGCTCGCGCGCTCGCGCGGCTACACGGCGATGGTGCAGATGCTGGAGAAGGCCGGCGCGCGCTAG
- a CDS encoding cupin domain-containing protein has translation MRQALMLAAVAALAACTTQSQAPAPAAAPAAPVSALKREMVGRADVSVPGREAVIARVEVAPGGKAGRHTHPGDEISYILEGESLLLIDGQPPRRVKAGESFVIPAGVVHDAHNDSGKPVKLVGVYVVEKGKPLATPAP, from the coding sequence ATGAGACAAGCCCTGATGCTGGCGGCCGTGGCCGCCCTCGCCGCCTGCACGACGCAGTCGCAGGCGCCCGCGCCCGCCGCCGCGCCCGCGGCGCCCGTGTCGGCGCTCAAGCGCGAGATGGTCGGCCGCGCCGACGTGTCGGTGCCCGGCCGCGAGGCGGTGATCGCGCGCGTGGAAGTCGCCCCCGGCGGCAAGGCGGGCCGCCACACCCATCCCGGCGACGAGATCAGCTACATCCTCGAAGGCGAGTCGCTGCTGCTCATCGACGGCCAGCCGCCGCGCCGCGTGAAGGCCGGCGAGTCGTTCGTGATCCCGGCGGGCGTGGTGCACGACGCGCACAACGACAGCGGCAAGCCGGTAAAGCTGGTCGGCGTGTACGTGGTGGAAAAGGGCAAGCCGCTGGCGACGCCGGCGCCCTGA
- a CDS encoding PhoH family protein: MILKHQFSPASNTRLANLCGPTDEHLRTIEEALAVRIQHRADQFRIEGAKPKAQRALEILEAMYEMAGRPIAADKVQLMVASEMPLDEDAEGAQVLHTRRTDLKARTPNQSVYLDNIANHDITFGIGPAGTGKTYLAVACAVDALERSSVQRIVLTRPAVEAGEKLGFLPGDLSQKVDPYLRPLYDALYDLMGFERVTKAFERSALEIAPLAFMRGRTLNNAFVILDEAQNTTPEQMKMFLTRIGFGSKCVVTGDISQIDLPKGSLSGLVDAERVLRRVKGIAHTYFTSADVVRHPLVARIVDAYDADRKK; this comes from the coding sequence TTGATCCTCAAACACCAGTTCTCGCCCGCCAGCAACACGCGCCTGGCCAACCTCTGCGGGCCTACCGACGAACACCTGCGCACGATCGAGGAGGCACTGGCCGTGCGCATCCAGCACCGCGCCGACCAGTTCCGCATCGAAGGCGCCAAGCCCAAGGCGCAGCGCGCGCTCGAAATCCTGGAGGCGATGTACGAGATGGCGGGCCGGCCCATCGCCGCCGACAAGGTGCAATTGATGGTGGCCAGCGAGATGCCGCTGGACGAGGACGCCGAAGGCGCGCAGGTGCTGCACACGCGCCGCACCGACCTGAAGGCGCGCACGCCCAACCAGAGCGTGTACCTGGACAACATCGCCAACCACGACATCACCTTCGGCATCGGCCCGGCGGGTACCGGCAAGACTTACCTCGCGGTTGCGTGCGCGGTCGACGCGCTGGAGCGCAGCAGCGTGCAGCGCATCGTCCTCACGCGCCCGGCGGTGGAGGCGGGCGAGAAGCTCGGCTTCCTGCCGGGCGACCTGTCGCAGAAGGTCGACCCCTACCTGCGCCCGCTGTACGACGCGCTGTACGACCTGATGGGGTTCGAGCGCGTGACCAAGGCCTTCGAGCGCAGCGCGCTGGAGATCGCGCCGCTGGCCTTCATGCGGGGCCGCACGCTGAACAACGCCTTCGTGATCCTGGACGAGGCGCAGAACACCACGCCCGAGCAGATGAAGATGTTCCTGACGCGCATCGGCTTCGGCAGCAAGTGCGTGGTGACGGGCGACATCAGCCAGATCGACCTGCCCAAGGGCAGCCTGTCGGGGCTGGTCGACGCCGAGCGCGTCCTGCGCCGCGTGAAGGGCATCGCGCACACCTATTTCACCAGCGCGGACGTGGTGCGCCACCCGCTGGTCGCGCGCATCGTCGACGCCTACGACGCCGACCGGAAGAAATAG
- a CDS encoding cation diffusion facilitator family transporter — protein sequence MSIATSARTLSPQFLLRVSIIVALVTIALKTLAWWVTQSVGLLSDAMESLVNLASAAFGLLMVTIARRPADADHPYGHTKAEYFSSGFEGLCIFLAAAGILWAAVQRLFHPQPLEAVGMGLALSVVSSVLNGVLAWVMLQSGRQHRSIALEGDARHLITDVWTSVGVIVGVALVAATGWQWLDPAVAIGVALNILREGVALMWKSSQGLMDEALEPEVLDEITRTLETFKHPTIRFDHISSRRSGQRRFVDLHMHMPASWTLGRAAAVRASVEQALMSAVPGLRATIQLLPTNVETHSADEEDLI from the coding sequence ATGTCCATCGCCACGTCGGCCCGCACGCTGTCGCCGCAGTTCCTGCTGCGCGTCTCCATCATCGTGGCGCTCGTCACCATCGCGCTCAAGACCCTGGCCTGGTGGGTGACGCAGTCGGTCGGCCTGCTGTCCGACGCGATGGAGTCGCTCGTCAACCTGGCCAGCGCCGCGTTCGGCCTGTTGATGGTGACGATCGCGCGGCGCCCCGCCGATGCCGACCATCCCTACGGCCACACCAAGGCCGAGTACTTCTCGTCGGGCTTCGAAGGGTTGTGCATCTTCCTCGCGGCCGCAGGCATCCTGTGGGCGGCGGTGCAGCGCCTGTTCCACCCGCAGCCGCTGGAAGCCGTGGGCATGGGCCTGGCGCTTTCCGTGGTCAGCTCGGTGCTCAACGGTGTGCTCGCGTGGGTGATGCTGCAGTCGGGGCGGCAGCACCGCTCCATCGCGCTGGAAGGCGACGCCCGGCACCTCATCACGGACGTGTGGACCTCGGTCGGCGTCATCGTCGGTGTCGCGTTGGTCGCAGCCACGGGCTGGCAATGGCTCGACCCGGCGGTGGCCATCGGTGTGGCGCTGAACATCCTGCGCGAAGGCGTGGCGCTGATGTGGAAGTCGTCGCAGGGCCTGATGGACGAGGCGCTCGAGCCCGAGGTGCTCGACGAGATCACCCGCACGCTGGAGACGTTCAAGCACCCGACCATCCGCTTCGACCACATCTCCAGCCGGCGCTCGGGGCAGCGGCGCTTCGTGGACCTGCACATGCACATGCCTGCGAGCTGGACGCTCGGGCGCGCGGCGGCTGTTCGCGCGTCGGTCGAACAGGCACTGATGAGTGCGGTGCCGGGCCTGCGCGCCACGATCCAGCTGCTGCCGACCAACGTCGAGACGCACAGCGCCGACGAGGAGGACCTCATTTGA
- a CDS encoding lysoplasmalogenase family protein, protein MSQYQIIVYATPVFLLLIAIEFAYGLAKGRNTYRLDDAISSIALGMLSEVTKVFTLLLRVGIYAAVFETLALWRNDGFWMAWYGWVLALVFYDFCYYWLHRLGHESAVLWAAHVVHHQSQDYNLSTALRQTSSGALLGWVFYVPMALAGVPPLVFGIVAMVDLLYQFWVHTEHVPKLGWFDRVFVSPSNHRVHHAVNDRYLDRNYGGILIVWDRIFGSFEEESEKCIYGTRSPLQSWDPLWANAEVYWALMKDSWHAKSWADKLRVWIKPPGWRPADVAERFPKPAFDIAKVTRYEPQMTKQMAGFAAIQFTAMLFGATAFLWNAEGMPLPHAAVWVGVFALSLWALAAAMQGRIAMVEVLLLEAAALATATAAVGMTDLHRWLKPLVMVIAIGFVLHRGRVQWLLVGALVFSLVGDVLLPGRFIPGLVAFLIAHLCYIALFRRDAPWFASRKALAGTLAAAVVMYAILFPHLPPVLKVAVAAYALVIASMAAQAIGRASVLRDQHAAGVAIGAVVFMLSDSILAINKFAVRIPMQEFWVLATYYAAQVLIVHNARAHAPVAQSPNSSPALFGGATPR, encoded by the coding sequence ATGTCCCAGTACCAGATCATCGTCTACGCGACGCCGGTCTTCCTCCTGCTGATCGCCATCGAGTTCGCGTACGGCCTCGCGAAAGGCCGCAACACCTACCGGCTGGACGACGCGATCTCGAGCATCGCGCTCGGCATGCTGAGCGAAGTGACCAAGGTGTTCACGCTGCTCCTGCGCGTGGGCATCTACGCCGCCGTGTTCGAGACGCTCGCCCTGTGGCGCAACGACGGCTTCTGGATGGCGTGGTACGGCTGGGTGCTGGCGCTGGTCTTCTACGACTTCTGCTACTACTGGCTGCACCGCCTGGGGCACGAGAGCGCGGTCCTGTGGGCGGCGCACGTGGTGCATCACCAGAGCCAGGACTACAACCTGTCCACTGCGCTGCGGCAGACGAGTTCCGGCGCGCTGCTCGGGTGGGTCTTCTACGTGCCGATGGCGCTCGCCGGCGTGCCGCCGCTGGTGTTCGGCATCGTCGCGATGGTCGACCTGCTGTACCAGTTCTGGGTGCACACCGAGCACGTGCCCAAGCTCGGGTGGTTCGACCGCGTGTTCGTCTCGCCCTCGAACCACCGCGTGCACCACGCCGTGAACGACCGCTACCTCGACCGCAACTATGGCGGCATCCTGATCGTGTGGGATCGCATCTTCGGCAGCTTCGAGGAGGAAAGCGAGAAGTGCATCTACGGCACGCGCTCCCCGCTGCAAAGCTGGGACCCGCTGTGGGCCAACGCCGAGGTCTATTGGGCGCTGATGAAAGACAGCTGGCATGCGAAGAGCTGGGCCGACAAGCTGCGTGTGTGGATCAAGCCGCCGGGCTGGCGGCCCGCCGACGTCGCCGAGCGCTTCCCGAAGCCGGCCTTCGACATCGCAAAGGTGACGCGCTACGAACCCCAGATGACGAAGCAGATGGCGGGATTCGCGGCGATCCAGTTCACCGCCATGCTGTTCGGCGCCACGGCCTTCCTGTGGAATGCCGAGGGCATGCCCCTGCCTCATGCCGCCGTGTGGGTGGGCGTGTTCGCGCTGTCGCTGTGGGCGCTGGCCGCGGCCATGCAGGGCCGCATCGCGATGGTCGAGGTGCTGCTCCTGGAGGCCGCAGCGCTGGCGACGGCGACCGCTGCGGTCGGCATGACGGACCTGCACCGCTGGCTCAAGCCGCTGGTGATGGTGATCGCCATCGGCTTCGTGCTGCATCGTGGGCGCGTGCAGTGGCTGCTGGTGGGCGCGCTGGTGTTCTCGCTCGTCGGCGACGTGCTGCTGCCGGGGCGTTTCATCCCCGGGCTCGTAGCCTTCCTCATCGCGCACCTTTGCTACATCGCCCTGTTCCGCCGGGATGCACCGTGGTTCGCGAGCCGCAAGGCGCTTGCGGGGACGCTGGCCGCGGCGGTCGTGATGTACGCGATCCTCTTCCCGCACCTGCCGCCGGTGCTGAAGGTCGCCGTCGCGGCCTATGCGCTCGTCATCGCATCCATGGCCGCACAGGCCATCGGCCGCGCCTCGGTTCTGCGGGACCAGCACGCAGCCGGCGTCGCCATCGGCGCGGTCGTGTTCATGCTCAGCGACTCGATCCTCGCGATCAACAAGTTCGCGGTGCGCATCCCGATGCAGGAGTTCTGGGTGCTGGCGACCTACTACGCGGCGCAAGTGCTGATCGTGCACAACGCGCGCGCCCACGCGCCGGTGGCTCAGTCGCCGAACAGCTCGCCGGCGCTTTTCGGGGGCGCCACCCCCAGGTGA
- the dtd gene encoding D-aminoacyl-tRNA deacylase gives MIALVQRVAQARVDVAGLTIGEIGAGLLVLVCAERGDAEAQADKLLAKVLKLRIFSDEAGKMNRSVQDTGGGLLVVSQFTLAADTTGGNRPSFTNAAPPDEGRRLYEYFVQQARAAHPVVATGEFAADMKVHLVNDGPVTIPMRVA, from the coding sequence TTGATCGCCCTGGTCCAGCGCGTGGCGCAAGCCCGTGTCGACGTCGCGGGACTGACGATCGGCGAGATCGGCGCCGGCCTGCTGGTGCTGGTGTGCGCCGAGCGCGGCGACGCGGAAGCCCAGGCCGACAAGTTGCTTGCCAAGGTGCTGAAGCTGCGCATCTTCAGCGATGAGGCCGGCAAGATGAACCGCAGCGTGCAGGACACCGGCGGCGGGCTGCTGGTGGTCAGCCAGTTCACGCTGGCTGCGGACACGACGGGCGGCAACCGCCCGAGCTTCACCAACGCCGCGCCGCCCGACGAGGGCCGCCGTCTCTACGAGTACTTCGTGCAGCAGGCACGGGCCGCGCACCCGGTCGTCGCCACGGGCGAATTCGCCGCCGACATGAAGGTGCACCTGGTCAACGACGGCCCGGTGACCATCCCGATGCGCGTGGCCTAG
- a CDS encoding M23 family metallopeptidase, producing the protein MMNGFAAACERLLSRLGHALEHHPRQATAAIAAFLLCGGGAAFGVATLDPSPEHIVVRQVLEEVAPLAIDAQLAALENHDLNLFRSDATRASESVEALLARLGVDDAAAASFLRREPTFRRQLMGRSGRSVTVETNERRELVKLTARWVPDTGGSFTRLVVDRAAGGVFVSHVETAPLVASVRLGSAVVRTSLFGAADDAHVPDAVVTQMVEIFSSEIDFHRDLRMGDRFDVVYETLEADGEPVRTGRILSVEFINAGTRYNALWFQAAGRKGAYFTLDGKSLTTSYLAAPLEFSRVSSGFATRFHPIQHQWKAHLGVDYAARIGTPVRTVGEGTVEFAGVQNGFGNVVIVKHGNLDQTLYAHLSRVAVRAGQAVTQGQTIGSVGQTGWATGPHLHFEFRVNGVHQNPTLMAKRAEATTLSAELRPDFDRLARSMRLQLAAAAREVQLAGN; encoded by the coding sequence TTGATGAACGGTTTCGCCGCCGCTTGCGAACGATTGCTGTCCCGACTGGGGCATGCGCTCGAACACCATCCCCGGCAGGCGACGGCTGCCATCGCGGCCTTCCTGCTGTGCGGCGGCGGCGCCGCATTCGGCGTCGCCACGCTGGACCCGTCCCCCGAACACATCGTCGTGCGCCAGGTGCTCGAAGAGGTCGCGCCGCTCGCGATCGACGCGCAGCTGGCCGCGCTCGAGAACCACGACCTGAACCTGTTCCGCTCCGACGCCACGCGCGCCAGCGAAAGCGTCGAGGCCCTGCTCGCGCGCCTGGGCGTCGACGATGCGGCGGCCGCTTCGTTCCTGCGCCGCGAGCCGACCTTCCGCCGCCAGCTCATGGGCCGTAGCGGCCGCTCGGTGACCGTCGAGACGAACGAGCGCCGCGAGCTGGTCAAGCTCACCGCGCGCTGGGTGCCCGATACCGGCGGCAGCTTCACGCGCCTGGTCGTCGACCGTGCGGCCGGCGGCGTCTTCGTCTCTCACGTCGAGACGGCGCCGCTGGTCGCCAGCGTGCGCCTGGGCAGCGCCGTCGTGCGCACGTCGCTCTTCGGCGCCGCCGACGACGCGCACGTGCCCGACGCCGTGGTCACGCAGATGGTGGAGATCTTCTCGAGCGAGATCGACTTCCACCGCGACCTGCGCATGGGCGACCGCTTCGACGTGGTGTACGAAACGCTGGAAGCCGACGGCGAGCCCGTGCGCACCGGCCGCATCCTGTCCGTCGAGTTCATCAACGCCGGCACCCGGTACAACGCGCTGTGGTTCCAGGCCGCGGGCCGCAAGGGCGCGTACTTCACGCTCGACGGCAAGAGCCTGACCACGTCGTACCTGGCCGCGCCGCTGGAGTTCTCGCGCGTGTCCAGCGGCTTCGCCACGCGCTTCCATCCCATCCAGCACCAGTGGAAGGCGCACCTGGGCGTCGACTACGCGGCGCGCATCGGCACCCCCGTGCGCACGGTGGGCGAAGGCACGGTCGAATTCGCCGGCGTGCAGAACGGCTTCGGCAACGTGGTGATCGTCAAGCACGGCAACCTGGACCAGACCCTCTACGCGCACCTGAGCCGCGTCGCCGTGCGCGCCGGCCAGGCCGTGACGCAGGGCCAGACCATCGGCAGCGTCGGCCAGACGGGCTGGGCCACCGGCCCGCACCTGCACTTCGAGTTCCGCGTGAACGGCGTGCACCAGAACCCCACGCTCATGGCCAAGCGCGCCGAAGCGACCACGCTCTCGGCCGAGCTGCGCCCCGACTTCGACCGGCTTGCGCGCTCCATGCGCCTGCAGCTGGCCGCCGCCGCGCGCGAAGTGCAGCTCGCCGGCAACTGA
- the vapC gene encoding type II toxin-antitoxin system VapC family toxin: MLLVDSSVWIDTVRATASDATRFLAGRNDSDELATTGVIVQEVLQGFGSDKDFEKWRERFWGMLILEPRELSTFEIAADLYRRARRKGLTIRKPSDCLIAALALEHGALLVHNDRDFLALAQVEPALLVFPGRPH; the protein is encoded by the coding sequence ATGCTGCTGGTGGACTCTTCCGTCTGGATCGACACCGTGCGCGCCACCGCGAGCGACGCGACCCGGTTCCTGGCCGGCCGCAACGACAGCGACGAGCTCGCGACTACCGGCGTCATCGTCCAGGAGGTCCTCCAGGGCTTCGGCAGCGACAAGGACTTCGAGAAGTGGCGCGAGCGTTTCTGGGGCATGCTGATCCTGGAGCCCCGCGAGCTTTCGACGTTCGAAATCGCGGCCGACCTCTATCGCCGCGCACGCCGCAAGGGCCTCACCATCCGCAAACCCAGCGACTGCCTCATCGCCGCGCTCGCCCTGGAGCACGGCGCGCTGCTCGTGCACAACGACCGGGATTTCCTCGCCCTCGCGCAGGTCGAGCCCGCGCTGCTCGTCTTTCCCGGCCGCCCGCACTGA
- the ybeY gene encoding rRNA maturation RNase YbeY, translating to MPQGRSLDFTLQFGHFDDVAAHRRVLTPANVRKWVGMALDHAGEIAVRIVGEEEGRGLNKQFRRKDYATNVLTFDYARQPMVMADIVLCGPVVQREALAQGKSLKDHYAHLLVHGTLHAQGYEHETGEREALEMEALEILLLGALGVPNPY from the coding sequence ATGCCGCAGGGCCGCTCGCTCGACTTCACGCTGCAGTTCGGGCACTTCGACGACGTGGCGGCGCACCGCCGCGTGCTCACGCCGGCCAACGTGCGCAAGTGGGTGGGGATGGCGCTGGACCATGCCGGCGAGATCGCGGTGCGCATCGTCGGCGAGGAAGAGGGCCGCGGCCTGAACAAGCAGTTTCGGCGCAAGGACTACGCCACCAACGTTCTCACGTTCGATTACGCGCGCCAGCCCATGGTGATGGCCGACATCGTGCTGTGCGGCCCGGTGGTTCAGCGAGAGGCGCTCGCACAGGGCAAGTCGCTGAAGGACCACTACGCGCACCTGCTGGTGCACGGCACGCTGCACGCGCAGGGCTACGAGCACGAAACCGGCGAGCGCGAGGCGCTGGAGATGGAAGCGCTGGAGATCCTGCTGCTGGGCGCGCTGGGCGTGCCCAACCCGTACTAG
- the ruvA gene encoding Holliday junction branch migration protein RuvA, protein MIGKLTGLLTDKNPPQVLVDCNGVGYEVDVPMSTFYNLPGVGEKVSLLTHFVVREDAQILYGFASGGEREAFRQLIKISGVGPRTALAVLSGLSVADIAQAVTAQDSARLVKVPGIGKKTAERLLLELKGKIGADLGAANAVATSDAQADILQALVALGYSDKEAAASLKSLPKDVGVSEGIKQALKALTK, encoded by the coding sequence ATGATAGGCAAATTGACGGGGCTGCTCACGGACAAGAACCCGCCGCAGGTGCTGGTGGACTGCAACGGCGTCGGCTACGAAGTCGACGTGCCGATGAGCACCTTCTACAACCTGCCCGGCGTCGGCGAGAAGGTGTCGCTGCTCACCCACTTCGTCGTGCGCGAGGACGCGCAGATCCTCTACGGCTTTGCCTCCGGCGGCGAGCGCGAAGCCTTCCGCCAGCTGATCAAGATCTCGGGCGTCGGCCCGCGCACGGCGCTGGCGGTGCTGTCGGGCCTGAGCGTGGCCGACATCGCGCAGGCGGTGACGGCGCAGGACTCCGCGCGGCTGGTCAAGGTGCCGGGCATCGGCAAGAAGACCGCGGAGCGCCTGCTGCTCGAGCTCAAGGGCAAGATCGGCGCGGACCTCGGGGCCGCGAACGCCGTGGCGACCAGCGACGCGCAGGCGGACATCCTGCAGGCATTGGTCGCGCTCGGCTACAGCGACAAGGAAGCGGCCGCATCGCTCAAGTCGCTGCCCAAGGACGTGGGCGTGAGCGAAGGCATCAAGCAGGCGCTGAAGGCGCTGACCAAATGA
- the tyrS gene encoding tyrosine--tRNA ligase — translation MNQELVTQFPVTDRVREAMGVSLRGVEELIPQEDWLRKLAKSEATRVPLRIKLGLDPTAPDIHVGHTVVLNKMRQLQDLGHTVIFLIGDFTTMIGDPSGRNTTRPPLSREQIEANAETYKAQAFKVLDPAKTELRYNSEWSDPLGARGMIQLAAKYTVARMMERNDFDQRYKAGTPISIHEFLYPLMQGYDSVALKSDLELGGTDQKFNLLMGRHLQAEYGQEPQCILTMPLLEGLDGVEKMSKSKNNYIGITEDANTMFAKVLSISDELMWKWFTLLSFRSEAEIAKLKAEVGGGRNPKDAKVMLAKEITTRFHSAQAADAAEQDFANRSKGGIPDDIPDVKLSGAPLGIAQLLKQANLAPSTSEANRLIDGGGVRVDSSAVSDKALKLNAGTYVVQVGKRKFARVTLA, via the coding sequence ATGAATCAAGAGCTTGTTACACAATTCCCGGTGACGGACCGGGTCCGCGAGGCGATGGGCGTGAGCCTGCGCGGGGTGGAGGAACTGATCCCGCAGGAAGACTGGCTACGCAAGCTCGCGAAGTCGGAGGCCACCCGCGTGCCGCTTCGCATCAAGCTGGGGCTGGACCCCACGGCGCCGGACATCCACGTGGGCCACACCGTGGTCCTGAACAAGATGCGCCAGCTGCAGGACCTGGGGCACACGGTGATCTTCCTGATCGGCGACTTCACCACCATGATCGGCGACCCGTCGGGCCGCAACACCACGCGCCCGCCGCTGTCGCGCGAGCAGATCGAGGCCAACGCGGAGACGTACAAGGCGCAGGCCTTCAAGGTGCTGGACCCGGCGAAGACCGAACTTCGTTACAACAGCGAGTGGAGCGACCCGCTCGGCGCGCGCGGGATGATCCAGCTGGCGGCCAAGTACACGGTGGCCCGCATGATGGAGCGCAACGACTTCGACCAGCGTTACAAGGCCGGCACGCCGATCTCCATCCACGAGTTCCTCTACCCGCTGATGCAGGGCTACGACTCGGTCGCGCTCAAGAGCGACCTGGAGCTGGGCGGCACCGATCAGAAGTTCAACCTGCTCATGGGCCGCCACCTGCAGGCCGAGTACGGGCAGGAGCCGCAGTGCATCCTCACCATGCCTTTGCTCGAGGGCCTGGACGGCGTCGAGAAGATGTCGAAGAGCAAGAACAACTACATCGGCATCACGGAGGACGCGAACACGATGTTCGCGAAGGTGCTCTCGATCTCCGACGAGTTGATGTGGAAGTGGTTCACGCTGTTGTCCTTCCGCAGCGAGGCCGAGATCGCGAAGCTGAAAGCCGAAGTCGGCGGCGGGCGCAACCCGAAGGACGCGAAGGTGATGCTCGCGAAAGAAATCACCACGCGCTTCCATTCGGCGCAGGCGGCGGACGCGGCGGAGCAGGACTTCGCGAACCGCAGCAAGGGGGGCATTCCCGACGACATCCCCGACGTGAAGCTTTCGGGCGCGCCGCTGGGCATTGCGCAACTGCTGAAGCAGGCGAACCTGGCGCCGTCCACCAGCGAGGCCAACCGCCTGATCGACGGCGGCGGCGTGCGCGTGGATTCCAGCGCCGTCAGCGACAAGGCGCTGAAGCTGAACGCCGGCACCTACGTCGTGCAGGTCGGCAAGCGCAAGTTCGCGCGCGTGACGCTGGCCTAG
- a CDS encoding type II toxin-antitoxin system VapB family antitoxin: protein MLTNIDIDEDLVAQAMQVTGAKTKREVVDRALRELVARSRRTRFSDMWGLSGPDALWPDYDPKGEAGEPPGKYRVEQGTATYKVAPVVPPKRRKR, encoded by the coding sequence ATGTTGACCAACATCGATATTGATGAAGACCTCGTCGCGCAGGCGATGCAGGTCACTGGCGCCAAGACCAAGCGTGAGGTCGTCGACCGCGCGCTGCGCGAGCTGGTGGCGCGCTCCAGGAGAACACGGTTCAGCGACATGTGGGGCTTGAGCGGGCCGGACGCCCTCTGGCCGGACTACGACCCCAAGGGAGAAGCCGGCGAGCCGCCGGGCAAGTACCGTGTCGAACAGGGAACGGCCACCTACAAGGTTGCACCCGTGGTGCCGCCGAAACGGCGGAAGCGCTGA
- the ruvB gene encoding Holliday junction branch migration DNA helicase RuvB, with amino-acid sequence MTIQTDDFAPAPDKRVVSAAPASPNEEAIERALRPKLLAEYVGQAKTREQLEIFIGAAKKRGEALDHVLLFGPPGLGKTTLSHIIAHELGVNLRQTSGPVLEKPKDLAALLTNLEKNDVLFIDEIHRLSPVVEEILYPALEDYQIDIMIGEGPAARSIKLDLQPFTLVGATTRAGMLTNPLRDRFGIVARLEFYTPEELTRIVRRSAKLLDAPIDDQGSTEIAQRSRGTPRIANRLLRRVRDYADVKGSGKIDKDIAHKALAMLDVDPQGFDVMDRKLLEAVIHRFDGGPVGLDNIAASIGEERDTIEDVIEPYLIQQGYLQRTPRGRVATLAAFRHLGVAPPKSAGELFGD; translated from the coding sequence ATGACCATCCAGACCGACGACTTCGCGCCCGCGCCGGACAAGCGTGTCGTGTCGGCCGCGCCCGCCTCGCCGAACGAGGAGGCGATCGAGCGCGCGCTGCGTCCCAAGCTGCTGGCCGAATACGTCGGCCAGGCCAAGACGCGCGAGCAGCTGGAAATCTTCATCGGCGCCGCGAAGAAGCGCGGCGAGGCGCTGGACCACGTGCTGCTCTTCGGCCCGCCGGGCCTGGGCAAGACGACGCTGTCGCACATCATTGCGCACGAGCTCGGCGTGAACCTGCGCCAGACCTCGGGCCCGGTGCTCGAAAAGCCGAAGGACCTGGCGGCGCTGCTCACCAACCTCGAGAAGAACGACGTCCTCTTCATCGACGAGATCCACCGCCTGTCGCCGGTCGTCGAGGAAATCCTCTACCCCGCGCTGGAGGACTACCAGATCGACATCATGATCGGCGAGGGCCCCGCGGCGCGCTCGATCAAGCTCGACCTGCAGCCTTTCACGCTGGTCGGCGCGACCACGCGTGCGGGCATGCTCACCAACCCGCTGCGCGACCGCTTCGGCATCGTGGCGCGGCTGGAGTTCTACACGCCCGAGGAGCTGACGCGCATCGTCCGGCGCAGCGCCAAGCTGCTCGACGCGCCGATCGATGACCAGGGCAGCACCGAAATCGCGCAGCGCTCACGCGGCACGCCGCGCATCGCCAACCGCCTGCTGCGCCGCGTGCGGGACTACGCCGACGTCAAGGGGAGCGGCAAGATCGACAAGGACATCGCGCACAAGGCGCTGGCCATGCTCGACGTGGACCCGCAAGGCTTCGACGTGATGGACCGCAAGCTGCTCGAGGCGGTGATCCATCGCTTCGACGGCGGGCCGGTGGGGCTGGACAACATCGCGGCTTCCATCGGCGAGGAGCGCGATACCATCGAGGACGTGATCGAGCCCTACCTGATCCAGCAAGGCTACCTCCAGCGCACGCCGCGCGGCCGCGTGGCCACGCTGGCGGCGTTCCGTCACCTGGGGGTGGCGCCCCCGAAAAGCGCCGGCGAGCTGTTCGGCGACTGA